One genomic segment of Kocuria rhizophila DC2201 includes these proteins:
- a CDS encoding cation:dicarboxylate symporter family transporter, giving the protein MTHDLASEPTPGGPSTSKPAARKRDRTHWLYIAVIAAVVLGVVVGLLFPSVGVTLKPLGTGFVALIKMIISPVIFCTIVLGVGSVAKAATVGKVGGLALLYFIVMSTFALGIGLVVGNIVQPGAGLDLANAHFDPSALSGGPQESHGGGTAGFILGIIPTTLFSALTSGQILQTLLVALLVGFALQSMGSAGQPVLKAVGYLQAVVFKLLAMIMWLAPIGAFGAIAAVVGATGMKAVFSLLGLMVAFYITCILFVVFVLGLILKLVSGVNIFSLMKYLAREYLLIFSTSSSEAALPRLIAKMEHLGVSQPVVGIVVPTGYSFNLDGTAIYLTMGALFVADAMGKPLQLGEQIALLLFMIIASKGAAGVTGAGIATLAAGLQSHRPDLLDGVDLIVGIDRFMSEARALTNFSGNAVATIVLGTWVREVDKARMKRVLSGDEPFDESMLAVDAHAAQAPAQQAAGAPDDAARAGSSAPHGPTGRTAGPGERPGDDRPRTER; this is encoded by the coding sequence ATGACCCACGACCTCGCGTCAGAGCCGACGCCGGGTGGCCCCAGCACCTCGAAACCCGCCGCACGGAAGCGGGACCGCACCCACTGGCTCTACATCGCGGTGATCGCCGCGGTGGTGCTCGGCGTGGTGGTCGGGCTGCTGTTCCCGTCCGTGGGGGTGACACTGAAACCGCTCGGCACCGGATTCGTGGCGCTGATCAAGATGATCATCTCCCCGGTCATCTTCTGCACCATCGTGCTGGGTGTGGGCTCGGTGGCGAAGGCCGCCACGGTGGGCAAGGTGGGCGGTCTCGCCCTCCTGTACTTCATCGTGATGTCCACGTTCGCCCTGGGCATCGGCCTGGTGGTGGGCAACATTGTCCAGCCCGGCGCCGGGCTGGACCTGGCCAACGCCCACTTCGACCCCTCCGCCCTGAGCGGTGGCCCGCAGGAGAGTCACGGCGGGGGCACCGCCGGCTTCATCCTGGGGATCATCCCCACCACCCTGTTCTCCGCCCTGACCTCGGGTCAGATCCTGCAGACCCTGCTGGTGGCGCTGCTGGTGGGCTTCGCGCTGCAGTCCATGGGCTCGGCGGGCCAACCCGTGCTCAAGGCCGTGGGCTACCTCCAGGCCGTCGTGTTCAAGCTGCTGGCCATGATCATGTGGCTCGCACCCATCGGCGCCTTCGGGGCGATCGCCGCCGTGGTTGGCGCGACCGGCATGAAGGCCGTGTTCTCGCTGCTGGGGCTCATGGTGGCGTTCTACATCACGTGCATCCTGTTCGTGGTGTTCGTGCTGGGGCTCATCCTCAAGCTCGTGTCCGGGGTCAACATCTTCTCGCTCATGAAGTACCTCGCCCGCGAGTACCTGCTGATCTTCTCCACGTCCTCCTCGGAGGCCGCGCTGCCGCGGCTGATCGCCAAGATGGAGCACCTGGGCGTGTCCCAGCCCGTGGTGGGCATCGTGGTGCCCACGGGGTACTCGTTCAACCTGGACGGCACCGCCATCTACCTGACCATGGGCGCCCTGTTCGTGGCCGACGCGATGGGCAAGCCCCTGCAGCTCGGTGAGCAGATTGCGCTGCTGCTGTTCATGATCATCGCCTCCAAGGGGGCCGCGGGCGTCACGGGAGCGGGCATCGCCACGCTCGCGGCCGGGCTGCAGTCCCACCGCCCGGACCTGCTGGACGGCGTGGACCTCATCGTGGGCATCGACCGGTTCATGTCCGAGGCGCGCGCCCTCACCAACTTCTCGGGCAACGCGGTGGCCACCATCGTGCTCGGCACGTGGGTCAGGGAAGTGGACAAGGCGCGCATGAAGCGCGTGCTCTCGGGCGACGAGCCCTTCGACGAGTCCATGCTGGCCGTGGACGCGCACGCCGCCCAGGCGCCCGCCCAGCAGGCCGCCGGTGCCCCCGACGACGCCGCTCGGGCCGGATCGTCCGCGCCGCACGGCCCGACCGGGCGCACCGCGGGCCCCGGGGAGCGTCCCGGCGACGACCGGCCGCGCACCGAGCGGTAG
- the prpB gene encoding methylisocitrate lyase produces the protein MLYTTVTPAQKRERFRELLAAPEIAQFPGAFTPLSTKLIQEQDFEGVYISGGVLANELGLPDIGLTTLTEVATRAGQIARSTDLPCLVDADTGFGEPMNVARTVQELEDAGLAGCHIEDQFNPKRCGHLDGKNVVDTATAVKRIRAAVEARRDPNFVVMARTDIRGVDGFDAAVERARALADAGADVIFPEAMAELSEFERMAEALDVPILANMTEFGKSELFTRQQLQDAGVSMIIYPVSLERQAMGAIERLLTTIREDGTQQTQVENMLTRKRLYELVDYTSYNQFDSGVFNFEVPGTPNS, from the coding sequence ATGCTGTACACCACCGTGACCCCCGCTCAGAAGCGCGAGCGCTTCCGCGAGCTGCTGGCCGCGCCGGAGATCGCCCAGTTCCCGGGCGCGTTCACCCCGCTGTCCACCAAGCTCATCCAGGAGCAGGACTTCGAGGGCGTCTACATCTCCGGCGGCGTGCTGGCCAACGAGCTCGGGCTGCCGGACATCGGGCTGACCACGCTCACCGAGGTGGCCACCCGCGCCGGGCAGATCGCCCGCAGCACCGACCTGCCGTGCCTCGTGGACGCCGACACCGGCTTCGGTGAGCCCATGAACGTGGCGCGCACCGTGCAGGAGCTCGAGGACGCCGGGCTGGCCGGTTGCCACATCGAGGACCAGTTCAACCCCAAGCGCTGCGGCCACCTGGACGGCAAGAACGTGGTGGACACCGCCACCGCCGTCAAGCGCATCCGCGCCGCCGTGGAGGCCCGGCGGGACCCGAACTTCGTGGTGATGGCCCGCACCGACATCCGCGGCGTGGACGGGTTCGACGCCGCCGTGGAGCGCGCCCGTGCCCTGGCGGACGCCGGCGCGGACGTCATCTTCCCCGAGGCCATGGCGGAGCTCTCCGAGTTCGAGCGCATGGCTGAGGCCCTGGACGTCCCGATCCTCGCCAACATGACCGAGTTCGGGAAGTCCGAGCTGTTCACCCGGCAGCAGCTGCAGGACGCGGGGGTGTCCATGATCATCTACCCCGTGTCCCTGGAGCGCCAGGCCATGGGCGCCATCGAGCGGCTGCTCACCACCATCCGTGAGGACGGCACACAGCAGACCCAGGTGGAGAACATGCTCACCCGCAAGCGACTCTACGAGCTGGTGGACTACACGTCCTACAACCAGTTCGACTCCGGGGTCTTCAACTTCGAGGTGCCGGGCACCCCGAACAGCTGA
- a CDS encoding propionyl-CoA synthetase → MPQPTYESVYRASVEDPERFWLDAADAVQWVTPPTRALDDSAAPLYRWFPDGELNTCVNAVDRHVAAGHGDRTALIYDSAVLGVQEHITYAQLQEKVALFAGALAAQGVTKGDRVLLYMPMIAESVIAMLACARLGAVHSVVFGGFAPRELASRIDDSRPVAIVTASGGVEPKRRIEYLPAIEEALQISEHAPSAVLVHERDGFTTTVAEARERSQEAGGPAWLSWSEAQDGVAPAEPVTVAATDPLYILYTSGTTGKPKGVVRDNGGHAVALSWSMVNIYDVSAGDVMWTASDVGWVVGHSYIVYAPLLAGATTVVYEGKPVGTPDAGAFWQRVEEHGVKVLFTAPTALRAIRKADPEGDFVKQHDISSLQALFVAGERLDPETYRWASTVLDVPVVDHWWQTETGWAICANPFGIEKLPIVAGSPTVPVPGFHVEILDPLGEPLGPGEEGNIAVRLPLPPGTLSTLWGKDERFVSSYLSAFPGYYATGDSGYIDENGYVFVMGRTDDVINVSGHRLSTGQMEQIVATHPDVAECAVIGVNDPLKGQRPSGYVVLKTGAEITQEQLAEDLVTMVRSQIGPVADFKDVAVVDALPKTRSGKILRKTMRQMADGEQYTVPSTIEDHSVLEALHAVLAPKR, encoded by the coding sequence ATGCCGCAGCCCACGTACGAATCCGTCTACCGCGCGAGCGTGGAGGACCCCGAGCGCTTCTGGTTGGACGCCGCCGACGCCGTGCAGTGGGTGACCCCGCCCACCCGTGCCCTGGACGACTCCGCCGCACCCCTCTACCGCTGGTTCCCGGACGGCGAGCTGAACACGTGCGTCAACGCCGTGGACCGCCACGTGGCCGCGGGCCACGGGGACCGCACGGCCCTGATCTACGACTCCGCCGTGCTCGGGGTCCAGGAGCACATCACGTACGCGCAGTTGCAGGAGAAGGTCGCCCTCTTCGCCGGCGCGCTCGCAGCGCAGGGCGTCACCAAGGGTGACCGCGTGCTGCTCTACATGCCCATGATCGCCGAGTCGGTCATTGCCATGCTGGCGTGCGCCCGGTTGGGCGCTGTGCACTCCGTGGTCTTCGGAGGGTTCGCGCCCCGCGAGCTGGCCAGCCGCATCGACGACTCCCGACCCGTGGCCATCGTGACGGCCTCCGGCGGGGTGGAGCCCAAGCGGCGCATCGAGTACCTGCCCGCGATCGAAGAGGCCCTGCAGATCAGTGAGCACGCGCCGTCGGCGGTGCTGGTCCACGAGCGGGACGGCTTCACCACCACGGTGGCCGAGGCCCGGGAGCGCTCGCAGGAAGCGGGCGGGCCGGCGTGGCTGTCGTGGAGCGAGGCGCAGGACGGCGTGGCGCCGGCCGAGCCGGTGACCGTGGCGGCCACCGATCCGCTGTACATCCTCTACACGTCCGGAACCACGGGCAAGCCCAAGGGCGTGGTCCGAGACAACGGCGGCCACGCGGTGGCTCTGAGCTGGTCCATGGTCAACATCTACGACGTCTCCGCCGGGGACGTGATGTGGACCGCCTCGGACGTCGGCTGGGTGGTGGGCCACTCCTACATCGTCTACGCACCCCTGCTGGCGGGCGCCACCACGGTGGTCTACGAGGGCAAGCCCGTGGGCACCCCGGACGCCGGTGCGTTCTGGCAGCGCGTCGAGGAGCACGGGGTCAAGGTGCTGTTCACGGCTCCCACCGCACTGCGGGCGATCCGCAAGGCGGATCCCGAGGGGGACTTCGTGAAGCAGCACGACATCTCGTCCCTGCAGGCACTGTTCGTGGCGGGGGAGCGGCTGGACCCCGAGACCTACAGGTGGGCCTCCACGGTGCTGGATGTACCCGTGGTGGACCACTGGTGGCAGACCGAGACCGGCTGGGCCATCTGCGCCAACCCGTTCGGGATCGAGAAGCTGCCCATCGTGGCGGGGTCCCCCACGGTGCCCGTGCCCGGTTTCCACGTGGAGATCCTCGACCCGCTGGGGGAGCCGCTGGGTCCGGGCGAGGAGGGCAACATCGCGGTGCGCCTGCCCTTGCCTCCCGGCACGCTCAGCACCCTGTGGGGCAAAGACGAGCGCTTCGTCTCCTCCTACCTCTCCGCGTTCCCGGGCTACTACGCCACGGGGGACTCCGGGTACATCGACGAGAACGGCTACGTGTTCGTGATGGGCCGCACCGACGACGTCATCAACGTCTCCGGGCACCGGCTGTCCACGGGGCAGATGGAGCAGATCGTCGCCACCCACCCCGACGTGGCCGAGTGCGCGGTGATCGGCGTCAACGACCCCCTCAAGGGGCAGCGGCCCTCCGGGTACGTGGTGCTCAAGACCGGTGCGGAGATCACCCAGGAGCAGCTGGCCGAGGACCTCGTGACCATGGTGCGCTCGCAGATCGGCCCGGTGGCGGACTTCAAGGACGTGGCCGTGGTGGACGCCCTGCCCAAGACGCGCTCGGGCAAGATCCTGCGCAAGACCATGCGCCAGATGGCCGACGGCGAGCAGTACACGGTGCCCTCCACCATCGAGGACCACTCGGTGCTGGAGGCCCTGCACGCGGTGCTCGCGCCCAAGCGCTGA
- a CDS encoding pseudouridine synthase, whose protein sequence is MASPHGNASRGGGARGPQGRGKGSKAGPKGGFRSGPGSKGSGGAAGGRGYSKGSAAKGPGAARGKGPAGKGPGRPKAGAAQKGPQKPRAFAGVDKYERRASAIKEHGPHRRRRPKNPPVDRLEVHDENGVRLQKLMAQAGVASRRVCEEMIQDGRVSVDGEIVTELGVRVDPALQAVHVDGMRIQTDEKLVYYAFNKPAGVVSTMEDPDGRRCVSDFLDPRKHQRVFHVGRLDVETEGLLLLTNDGELTNRLTHPSYEVPKTYLVQVHGPVEKGIGNQMKQGIRLEDGIAKVDDFRLVDSTPGHVLIEVVLHSGRNRIVRRMFDAVDHPVEKLARTHVGPIAIGDQKQGTVRKLSHTEVGNLLASVGM, encoded by the coding sequence ATGGCTTCACCACACGGCAACGCATCCCGCGGCGGAGGCGCCCGCGGACCCCAGGGCCGGGGCAAGGGCTCCAAGGCGGGCCCCAAGGGCGGCTTCCGCTCCGGCCCCGGTTCGAAGGGCTCCGGCGGCGCCGCCGGGGGCCGCGGCTACTCCAAGGGTTCAGCTGCGAAGGGCCCGGGCGCCGCTCGCGGCAAGGGCCCCGCGGGCAAGGGGCCGGGCAGGCCCAAGGCCGGTGCCGCCCAGAAGGGTCCGCAGAAGCCCCGCGCGTTCGCGGGCGTGGACAAGTACGAGCGCCGCGCCTCGGCGATCAAGGAGCACGGCCCACACCGTCGTCGTCGTCCGAAGAACCCGCCCGTGGACCGGCTGGAGGTCCACGACGAGAACGGCGTGCGGCTGCAGAAGCTCATGGCGCAGGCCGGTGTGGCCAGCCGCCGCGTGTGCGAGGAGATGATCCAGGACGGGCGCGTGAGCGTGGACGGGGAGATCGTCACGGAGCTCGGTGTCCGCGTGGACCCCGCGCTGCAGGCCGTCCACGTGGACGGCATGCGCATCCAGACGGACGAGAAGCTCGTGTACTACGCGTTCAACAAGCCGGCAGGCGTGGTCTCCACCATGGAGGACCCGGACGGGCGCCGCTGCGTGAGCGACTTCCTGGACCCCCGCAAGCACCAGCGCGTGTTCCACGTGGGCCGCCTGGACGTGGAGACCGAGGGTCTGCTGCTGCTCACCAACGACGGCGAGCTGACCAACCGGCTCACGCACCCCTCCTACGAGGTGCCCAAGACCTACCTGGTGCAGGTGCACGGTCCCGTGGAGAAGGGCATCGGCAACCAGATGAAGCAGGGCATCCGCCTGGAGGACGGCATCGCCAAGGTGGACGACTTCCGTCTGGTGGACTCCACCCCGGGCCACGTGCTCATCGAGGTGGTGCTGCACTCCGGGCGCAACCGGATCGTGCGGCGCATGTTCGACGCCGTGGACCACCCGGTGGAGAAGCTCGCGCGCACCCACGTGGGCCCCATTGCGATCGGGGACCAGAAGCAGGGCACGGTGCGCAAGCTCTCGCACACCGAGGTGGGCAACCTGCTCGCGTCCGTGGGGATGTGA
- the scpB gene encoding SMC-Scp complex subunit ScpB, whose product MAEPSPDGMSRDQLLSALEAVLMVAAAPVSPEEFARVTGEPVHRVRSALEHLKADYDGVTGNTPAPAPEGAPYGYDERSASDGQPDDARPRATRVRGFELREVADGWRIYSRSDHAQLVTDFVVEGSSSRLSQAALETLAVVAYLQPVSRSRVSAIRGVNVDGVVRTLVQRGLLSAHEREESSGSVLYSTTPLFLEKLGLGSLDELPDIAPLLPGTDQLDDIED is encoded by the coding sequence ATGGCCGAGCCGTCTCCCGACGGCATGTCCCGCGACCAGCTTCTCTCCGCGCTCGAGGCCGTGCTCATGGTCGCGGCGGCTCCCGTGAGCCCGGAGGAGTTCGCGCGCGTGACGGGCGAGCCCGTGCACCGGGTGCGCAGCGCCCTGGAACACCTCAAGGCCGACTACGACGGCGTGACCGGAAACACCCCCGCACCCGCCCCGGAGGGCGCTCCTTACGGATATGATGAACGGTCGGCCTCGGACGGCCAGCCCGACGACGCCCGCCCCCGGGCGACCCGCGTGCGCGGCTTCGAGCTGCGCGAGGTGGCTGACGGCTGGCGGATCTACTCGCGCAGCGACCACGCCCAGCTGGTCACGGACTTCGTGGTGGAGGGCAGCAGCTCGCGGCTCTCGCAGGCCGCCCTGGAGACGCTGGCCGTGGTGGCCTACCTGCAGCCGGTCTCCCGCTCCCGGGTCTCCGCGATCCGCGGGGTCAACGTGGACGGCGTGGTGCGCACCCTGGTGCAGCGCGGACTGCTCTCGGCCCACGAGCGCGAGGAGTCCTCGGGCTCCGTGCTCTACTCCACCACCCCGCTCTTCCTGGAGAAACTCGGTCTCGGCTCGCTGGACGAGCTCCCGGACATCGCACCTCTGCTGCCCGGAACCGACCAACTCGACGACATTGAGGACTGA
- a CDS encoding GntR family transcriptional regulator, with protein MRAGERAYRELRADIVSWRLVPGQVLGEVDLSERLGISRTPVREALSRLTADGLTEPHNGRGVVVSAISSEDVRALYELRDTLDCRAAELAAVRGDAQTFRELAEQLSHAAETLSDDPDHAAYYALVDRMDAEIDAAAGNPYLQQALSNVRLHLARVRRLSTSNPRRLAVAAAEHEAIARAIAEGEPALAVATTRVHLKNALGNALRTPALAPAPPVAS; from the coding sequence ATGCGAGCTGGTGAGCGCGCCTACCGCGAGCTGCGCGCGGACATCGTGTCCTGGCGTCTGGTCCCCGGCCAGGTGCTCGGGGAGGTGGACCTCTCCGAGCGGCTCGGAATCTCGCGCACCCCGGTGCGCGAGGCCCTGTCCCGGCTCACCGCGGACGGGCTGACCGAACCGCACAACGGCCGCGGCGTCGTCGTCAGCGCGATCTCCTCAGAGGACGTCCGCGCGCTGTACGAGCTGCGGGACACCCTGGACTGCCGGGCCGCCGAGCTGGCGGCCGTGCGCGGGGACGCGCAGACGTTCCGCGAGCTCGCGGAGCAGCTCTCCCACGCCGCGGAGACGCTCTCCGACGATCCCGACCACGCCGCGTACTACGCCCTCGTGGACCGGATGGACGCGGAGATCGACGCCGCCGCGGGCAACCCCTACCTGCAGCAGGCGCTGTCGAACGTGCGGCTGCACCTCGCCCGCGTGCGCAGGCTCTCCACGTCCAACCCGCGGCGCCTGGCCGTGGCCGCCGCGGAGCACGAGGCGATCGCCCGCGCGATCGCCGAGGGCGAGCCCGCCCTGGCCGTGGCCACCACTCGGGTGCACCTGAAGAACGCGCTCGGCAACGCCCTGCGCACCCCCGCACTCGCCCCGGCACCGCCGGTGGCCTCCTGA
- a CDS encoding MmgE/PrpD family protein, whose amino-acid sequence MTVTHTVRTYSSKEELPREEQLAHKLASVATDPVAVEPEVVDMVVNRIIDNASVAIASLNRGPIVSARSQALCHKVAPGAGFSGQGSLLYGAPEDDAAVSPEWAAWANGVAVRELDYHDTFLSAEYSHPGDNIPPILAVAQHVGSTGEDLIRGIATGYEVQVDLVKGICLHEHKIDHIAHIGPSASAGIGTLLGLDTETIFQAIGQALHTTTQTRQSRKGEISTWKAHAPAFAGKMAVEAVDRAMRGQTSPTPIYEGEDGVIAWLLSGPKASYEVPLPAPGEAKRAILDTYTKEHSAEYQAQAWIDLARKLHREHPEVTDPANVESVLIKTSHHTHYVIGSGANDPQKYDPTASRETLDHSIPYIFTVALQDGAWHHVDSYAPERAGRPDTVELWHKVTTEEDPEWTRRYHSLDISEKAFGGSVVITMKDGTVITDEIAVADAHPLGARPFAREQYITKFRTLAEGLVAPEEIERFLDAVQRLPELKAGELGQLNIAAAVGLEKSPKGIF is encoded by the coding sequence GTGACCGTCACACACACCGTGCGCACGTACTCGTCCAAGGAGGAGCTGCCCCGTGAGGAGCAGCTCGCCCACAAGCTCGCCTCCGTGGCCACCGATCCCGTGGCCGTGGAGCCCGAGGTGGTGGACATGGTGGTCAACCGGATCATCGACAACGCCTCCGTCGCCATCGCGTCCCTGAACCGCGGGCCGATCGTCTCCGCCCGCTCCCAGGCGCTGTGCCACAAGGTGGCACCCGGGGCCGGCTTCTCCGGCCAGGGCTCCCTGCTCTACGGCGCCCCGGAGGACGACGCCGCCGTGTCCCCCGAGTGGGCCGCGTGGGCCAACGGGGTGGCCGTGCGCGAGCTGGACTACCACGACACCTTCCTCTCCGCCGAGTACTCCCACCCCGGTGACAACATCCCGCCGATCCTGGCCGTGGCCCAGCACGTGGGCAGCACCGGCGAGGACCTGATTCGGGGCATCGCCACCGGCTACGAGGTCCAGGTGGACCTCGTGAAGGGCATCTGCCTCCACGAGCACAAGATCGACCACATCGCGCACATCGGTCCGTCCGCCTCCGCGGGCATCGGGACCCTGCTGGGTCTGGACACCGAGACGATCTTCCAGGCCATCGGCCAGGCGCTGCACACCACCACGCAGACCCGCCAGTCCCGCAAGGGCGAGATCTCCACGTGGAAGGCCCACGCCCCCGCGTTCGCCGGGAAGATGGCCGTGGAGGCCGTGGACCGTGCGATGCGCGGACAGACCTCCCCCACCCCCATCTACGAGGGCGAGGACGGCGTGATCGCGTGGCTGCTGTCCGGTCCGAAGGCCAGCTACGAGGTGCCCCTGCCCGCCCCGGGCGAGGCCAAGCGCGCCATCCTGGACACCTACACCAAGGAGCACTCCGCGGAGTACCAGGCGCAGGCGTGGATCGACCTCGCCCGCAAGCTGCACCGCGAGCACCCCGAGGTCACGGACCCCGCCAACGTGGAGTCGGTGCTCATCAAGACCTCCCACCACACCCACTACGTGATCGGCTCCGGGGCCAACGACCCCCAGAAGTACGATCCCACCGCCTCGCGCGAGACCCTGGACCACTCGATCCCCTACATCTTCACGGTCGCCCTGCAGGACGGCGCATGGCACCACGTGGACTCCTACGCGCCGGAGCGCGCCGGCCGCCCGGACACCGTGGAGCTGTGGCACAAGGTCACCACGGAGGAGGATCCCGAGTGGACCCGCCGCTACCACTCCCTGGACATCTCCGAAAAGGCGTTCGGCGGCTCCGTGGTGATCACCATGAAGGACGGCACCGTGATCACGGACGAGATCGCCGTCGCGGACGCCCACCCACTCGGGGCCCGGCCGTTCGCCCGCGAGCAGTACATCACCAAGTTCCGCACCCTGGCCGAGGGCCTGGTGGCTCCCGAGGAGATCGAGCGCTTCCTGGACGCCGTCCAGCGCCTGCCCGAGCTCAAGGCCGGGGAGCTCGGCCAGCTCAACATCGCCGCGGCCGTGGGCCTGGAGAAGTCGCCGAAGGGAATCTTCTGA
- a CDS encoding segregation and condensation protein A — protein MSGGVVVPDKAPTGSEGGFTVALENFQGPFDVLLSLIAKHELDITQVSLSVVTDEFIQYVRALQEDASPKALDEASEFLVVAATLLDLKAARLLPRGEVEDEYDVELLEARDLLFARLLQYKAFKEVAGQLNVRFAAESVRIARQVDLDPAITTALPPLTWTLTPDQLAHLAMTALDPERHVPQEVDVAHLHGAQVRVADEAEVLAGILQDGADHAFRELIADAESTLVVVVRFLALLEMYRDRVVRLHQEEVLGTLLVRWDGPRQWSADSLSSEYTGAEPETAASEDGENLGE, from the coding sequence GTGAGCGGCGGCGTCGTCGTCCCTGACAAGGCGCCGACGGGGTCCGAGGGCGGCTTCACCGTGGCGCTGGAGAACTTCCAGGGCCCGTTCGACGTGCTGCTGTCGCTGATCGCGAAGCACGAGCTGGACATCACCCAGGTCTCGCTCTCCGTGGTCACGGACGAGTTCATCCAGTACGTGCGCGCGCTGCAGGAGGACGCCTCGCCCAAGGCGCTGGACGAGGCCAGCGAATTCCTGGTGGTCGCGGCCACCCTGCTGGACCTCAAGGCCGCCCGGCTGCTGCCGCGCGGGGAGGTCGAGGACGAGTACGACGTGGAGCTGCTCGAGGCCCGGGACCTGCTGTTCGCCCGGCTGCTGCAGTACAAGGCGTTCAAGGAGGTAGCGGGCCAGCTCAACGTCCGCTTCGCCGCCGAGTCCGTGCGGATCGCCCGTCAGGTGGACCTGGACCCGGCCATCACCACGGCCCTGCCCCCGCTCACGTGGACGCTGACCCCCGACCAGCTCGCGCACCTCGCGATGACGGCGCTGGACCCGGAGCGCCACGTACCGCAGGAGGTGGACGTCGCCCACCTGCACGGCGCCCAGGTGCGGGTGGCGGACGAGGCGGAGGTGCTCGCGGGCATCCTGCAGGACGGTGCGGACCACGCGTTCCGGGAGCTGATCGCGGACGCGGAGTCCACGCTGGTGGTCGTGGTGCGCTTCCTCGCGCTGCTGGAGATGTACCGGGACCGGGTGGTGCGGCTGCACCAGGAGGAGGTGCTGGGCACGCTGCTCGTGCGCTGGGACGGGCCCCGGCAGTGGTCCGCGGACTCGCTCAGCAGCGAGTACACCGGCGCCGAGCCGGAGACCGCAGCGAGCGAGGACGGCGAAAACCTGGGAGAATGA
- a CDS encoding ParA family protein — MSNASDERPQQSQAAASDAVGPTGRPLRTFPDPPELTMHGPARIIAMVNQKGGVGKTTSTINLGAALAELGRKVLLVDFDPQGALSAGFGSNPHELDLTVYNVMMDRSVDVWDVVQQTHVENVDLLPANIDLSAAEVQLVNEVAREQVLASALRKVEDHYDVILIDCQPSLGLLTVNALTASHGVIIPLICEFFALRAVALLVDSISKVQDRINPKLQIDGVLATMFDSRTLHSREVIARIVDAFGDKVFDTVIKRTVKFPDATVAAEPILAFATNHPGAESYRQLARELISRGGAP; from the coding sequence GTGAGCAACGCCAGTGATGAGAGGCCCCAGCAGAGCCAGGCTGCGGCGTCGGACGCCGTAGGACCCACGGGCCGCCCCTTGCGGACGTTCCCGGACCCGCCGGAACTCACCATGCACGGCCCCGCGCGCATCATCGCGATGGTCAACCAGAAGGGCGGGGTGGGCAAGACCACCTCCACCATCAACCTGGGTGCCGCGCTCGCGGAACTGGGCCGCAAGGTGCTGCTCGTGGACTTCGACCCCCAGGGCGCGCTCTCCGCCGGCTTCGGCTCCAATCCCCACGAGCTGGACCTCACGGTCTACAACGTGATGATGGACCGCTCCGTGGACGTGTGGGACGTGGTGCAGCAGACCCACGTGGAGAACGTGGACCTGCTGCCCGCCAACATCGACCTCTCCGCCGCCGAGGTGCAGCTGGTCAACGAGGTGGCGCGCGAGCAGGTGCTCGCCTCCGCGCTGCGCAAGGTCGAGGACCACTACGACGTGATCCTCATCGACTGCCAGCCCTCCCTGGGCCTGCTGACCGTCAACGCCCTCACCGCCTCGCACGGCGTGATCATCCCGTTGATCTGTGAGTTCTTCGCCCTGCGTGCGGTCGCCCTGCTGGTGGACTCCATCTCCAAGGTGCAGGACCGCATCAACCCCAAGCTGCAGATCGACGGCGTGCTGGCCACCATGTTCGACTCCCGCACCCTGCACTCCCGCGAGGTCATCGCCCGGATCGTGGACGCGTTCGGGGACAAGGTCTTCGACACCGTCATCAAGCGCACCGTGAAGTTCCCGGACGCCACCGTGGCCGCCGAGCCCATCCTCGCGTTCGCCACCAACCACCCCGGGGCGGAGTCCTACCGCCAGCTCGCCCGCGAGCTCATCTCGCGCGGCGGCGCGCCGTGA